In Paenibacillus sp. G2S3, a single window of DNA contains:
- a CDS encoding metalloregulator ArsR/SmtB family transcription factor, producing the protein MEPTALEDCDNTCKGSELEPESIALILPDREITDKMAEMFKALGDPTRVRLIYALSQQELCVHDLSVILDMGQSAISHQLRYLRNLRIVKRRKEGKTVFYSLNDAHVEQIFLQTHEHVRHE; encoded by the coding sequence ATGGAGCCAACGGCATTAGAGGATTGCGATAACACATGCAAGGGTTCGGAGCTTGAACCGGAATCCATTGCATTGATTCTGCCTGACCGAGAAATAACGGATAAAATGGCAGAGATGTTCAAAGCGTTGGGTGATCCCACACGAGTACGGCTCATTTACGCTTTGTCCCAGCAAGAACTATGTGTACACGATTTGTCCGTGATCCTTGATATGGGCCAATCTGCGATATCCCATCAGCTCCGATATTTACGGAATTTACGAATTGTGAAGCGCCGTAAAGAAGGGAAGACGGTATTCTATTCGCTTAACGATGCGCATGTAGAGCAGATCTTTCTGCAGACACACGAGCATGTACGTCACGAATAG
- a CDS encoding cytochrome c biogenesis protein CcdC, which yields MGSINPSLLHIGSTIGTLLMALMVIFIRLKASARPVTIRKIWIPPLGMSTGFAMFVVPEVRFPLWWAALAFLIGWFIFAYPLIRSTNFEQRDGQIYAQRSKSFAFILLGLLLVRTLLHEFINSYVSIPQSGGLFFILAFGMILHWRFFMYKRYKAMTSSEAQSLQS from the coding sequence ATGGGTAGCATTAACCCCTCACTCCTACATATCGGCTCCACTATAGGGACCTTGCTCATGGCGCTAATGGTTATTTTTATTCGTCTAAAAGCTAGTGCACGTCCGGTTACCATTCGAAAAATATGGATTCCACCTCTCGGTATGTCGACCGGCTTTGCCATGTTCGTTGTACCTGAAGTTAGGTTTCCTTTATGGTGGGCAGCGCTCGCCTTTCTGATCGGCTGGTTCATCTTCGCGTATCCTCTAATACGCAGCACAAACTTCGAACAACGGGATGGACAAATCTATGCTCAGCGTTCTAAGAGCTTTGCTTTCATTTTGCTGGGGCTTCTCCTTGTTCGCACCTTACTTCATGAATTTATTAATAGTTATGTTAGTATCCCACAGTCCGGTGGACTATTCTTCATCTTGGCCTTCGGAATGATTCTTCATTGGAGATTCTTTATGTACAAACGTTATAAAGCTATGACCTCCTCGGAGGCACAATCCCTACAGTCATAA
- a CDS encoding CPBP family intramembrane glutamic endopeptidase has translation MSKLAKTSSFSQKYPVWTVVIIEVLLLLAVSAAGTYATIKELSYTAPVLISFIPIALVLIIYFTVKNKWSGLGFRPLNTISSGNWIYYAPLVVILITISFKGFREISTSEVLFFIFFTLLVAFVEESIYRGLIFKTLLPRGVKTAVITSSILFSITHLLNALSGTDMTQILLQLVYALLIGFVLTLLMLKNNNILPLILFHFVHNLIQFVGNDNTSEYMGIDLFILFVLAVHCVWLALSFRKPAISSSLKQSS, from the coding sequence ATGTCAAAGCTAGCCAAGACGTCTTCTTTTTCACAGAAATATCCTGTTTGGACCGTTGTTATAATTGAGGTGCTGTTACTTTTGGCGGTATCTGCCGCCGGGACTTACGCTACGATTAAAGAGCTTTCGTATACCGCCCCAGTACTGATCTCCTTTATTCCAATCGCGCTTGTACTGATCATCTACTTCACAGTTAAGAACAAATGGAGTGGTCTCGGCTTCCGTCCTCTGAACACCATATCCTCAGGGAATTGGATCTATTATGCACCTCTAGTGGTCATTCTGATCACCATTTCCTTTAAAGGTTTTCGTGAGATCAGTACGTCTGAGGTATTGTTCTTTATCTTCTTCACGCTGCTTGTAGCCTTTGTGGAAGAAAGTATTTACCGCGGATTGATTTTCAAGACTTTACTTCCTAGAGGTGTTAAAACGGCTGTCATTACTTCAAGCATTCTATTCTCTATTACCCACTTACTTAATGCATTATCTGGTACGGACATGACGCAAATCCTTCTACAGCTCGTATATGCTCTTCTGATCGGTTTTGTGCTTACCTTGTTGATGCTGAAAAATAATAATATACTTCCGCTAATATTGTTTCATTTTGTACATAATCTGATTCAGTTTGTTGGAAACGATAATACAAGCGAATATATGGGAATCGATCTATTCATCCTTTTTGTACTCGCTGTACATTGTGTCTGGCTGGCCTTGTCTTTTAGAAAACCAGCCATTTCGAGCAGCCTAAAGCAATCTAGTTAA
- a CDS encoding ABC transporter permease, whose product MNSFWRVLSAERLKMSKSYVWLLVIGSPILALLPGALADKQGEKMSWELLLNVMSMMHAMLFLPVLSGIFAALICRYEHHDGGWKMLLSLPVTRLSVYLSKYVMIIGLLAAVQLTFLVMVLGMGLFQDVPGSIPWSLLLSSVFGGLVACLPLAALQLAISQGWSSFGAPLALNVSLTIPNMLIANSLTYGPYYPWVQPMLAMMPYGDDTFGAFNLPLDTLMMVVGGSFIVFFAAGLLSFYRKAV is encoded by the coding sequence ATGAATTCATTTTGGAGAGTGCTATCGGCAGAACGATTAAAAATGTCTAAATCATATGTCTGGCTTTTAGTTATAGGTAGTCCAATTTTAGCATTACTTCCCGGGGCATTGGCAGATAAACAAGGGGAGAAGATGAGTTGGGAACTGCTGTTAAATGTGATGTCTATGATGCATGCCATGTTGTTTCTACCAGTGCTCTCGGGGATTTTCGCCGCACTGATCTGTCGTTATGAGCATCATGATGGAGGCTGGAAGATGTTGCTGTCGCTACCTGTGACCCGGTTATCGGTGTATCTCTCTAAATATGTGATGATTATCGGATTGCTGGCTGCGGTTCAACTAACGTTCCTCGTGATGGTGCTTGGAATGGGTTTATTTCAAGATGTTCCTGGTTCTATCCCATGGTCTTTGTTACTAAGTTCGGTATTCGGCGGATTGGTTGCTTGTTTGCCACTTGCAGCACTGCAGCTAGCGATCTCTCAAGGTTGGAGCAGTTTCGGCGCACCACTGGCACTTAATGTGAGTCTGACCATTCCCAATATGTTAATCGCCAATTCTTTAACCTATGGCCCTTATTATCCGTGGGTACAACCAATGTTGGCCATGATGCCGTATGGTGATGACACGTTTGGAGCGTTTAATTTACCTTTAGACACTTTGATGATGGTAGTGGGCGGCAGCTTCATTGTGTTTTTTGCGGCAGGACTACTCTCCTTTTATCGTAAAGCGGTCTGA
- a CDS encoding heavy metal translocating P-type ATPase yields the protein METMQGKVKRQWELEGLDCANCARKIEDKVKKIEGVSSCSVNFVTKTMTMETAAGYEESAIVEAKKTVKALEPHVNVREKTQGSRKLQTNSSPEHGHDHKHGHEHDHQTADGHKHDDADGHGHSHEHGEGDTRKILLRLGGGGILALAGIFLPVEGVVELLIFLAAYLIVGSEVVWQAVKNIIRGQVFDENFLMALATIGAFAIGEYPEGVAVMLFYQIGELFQGLAVNRSRRSITALMDIRPEFAYLKLGNDLKRVSPEEVAIGDVIVVKPGEKVPLDGTILEGSAMMDTSALTGESVPRSAGPGSTVLSGFINRNGVITMQVTQTFGESAVSKILELVQNASSNKAKTENFITKFARAYTPIVVITAVLLAVVPPLVISGATFSDWIYRALVFLVISCPCALVVSIPLGFFGGIGAASRSGILIKGSNYLEALNDVKVVVFDKTGTLTKGQFKVTGIYPSGSKSKDELLRTAAYAESHSNHPIAESIRTAYGEQISKEAISNYNEISGHGIEVSIEGKTVLAGNARLMEREGIAYEVPEQSGTVVHIAVEHQYGGYLVIADEVKEDSQQAIQSLKKLGIRKTVMLTGDASSVAEAVGKQLGVDEVHAELLPQHKVEAIEKLDREKSHREKIIFVGDGINDTPVLARADVGIAMGGLGSDAAIEAADIVIMTDEPSKIAVAIGISKRTRMIVWQNIIFALGVKAIFLILGAFGIATMWEAVFSDVGVTVLAVLNSIRALKVKDQG from the coding sequence ATGGAAACAATGCAGGGAAAAGTAAAACGTCAGTGGGAATTAGAAGGTTTGGATTGCGCCAATTGCGCCAGGAAAATTGAAGATAAAGTGAAGAAGATCGAGGGCGTATCGTCTTGCTCCGTTAATTTTGTTACGAAGACAATGACGATGGAAACCGCCGCAGGTTATGAGGAATCGGCGATTGTAGAAGCAAAGAAAACGGTGAAGGCACTTGAGCCCCATGTAAATGTGAGAGAGAAAACTCAGGGCAGTCGCAAGCTGCAGACTAACAGTAGTCCTGAGCATGGACATGATCACAAACATGGTCATGAACACGATCATCAGACTGCAGACGGACATAAGCATGATGATGCTGATGGTCATGGTCACAGTCACGAGCATGGGGAAGGCGATACCCGTAAGATTCTACTGCGGCTAGGTGGTGGTGGGATACTCGCGCTTGCCGGAATATTTTTACCAGTAGAGGGTGTAGTAGAACTGCTGATTTTCTTAGCAGCCTATCTCATCGTAGGTAGTGAGGTCGTCTGGCAGGCGGTTAAGAACATTATCCGGGGCCAGGTGTTTGATGAGAATTTCTTGATGGCTCTTGCAACCATCGGTGCTTTTGCGATTGGTGAGTATCCAGAGGGCGTAGCGGTTATGCTCTTTTACCAAATTGGAGAGCTGTTTCAAGGTCTGGCTGTAAACCGTTCACGCCGATCTATCACGGCACTTATGGATATCCGTCCCGAATTTGCTTACCTTAAGCTTGGAAATGATCTAAAACGAGTCTCCCCTGAGGAAGTAGCGATCGGTGATGTGATTGTTGTGAAACCGGGTGAGAAGGTTCCTCTGGACGGAACGATCCTTGAGGGTAGCGCTATGATGGATACCTCAGCACTTACCGGGGAATCTGTACCGCGTTCGGCTGGACCGGGAAGCACAGTATTAAGTGGGTTTATTAATCGGAACGGTGTTATTACGATGCAGGTTACTCAGACCTTTGGAGAATCAGCTGTATCCAAGATTCTAGAGCTAGTACAGAATGCTTCGAGCAACAAGGCCAAAACGGAGAACTTTATTACCAAATTTGCGCGGGCTTACACACCTATAGTAGTGATTACAGCTGTCCTGTTAGCCGTCGTCCCTCCGCTAGTGATAAGCGGGGCAACCTTTTCAGATTGGATTTACCGGGCGCTTGTCTTTCTAGTTATCTCCTGTCCATGTGCGCTTGTGGTCTCGATTCCACTTGGTTTCTTCGGAGGGATCGGTGCAGCTTCACGCAGTGGTATTCTGATTAAAGGTAGCAACTATCTTGAAGCGTTGAATGATGTGAAAGTAGTTGTCTTTGATAAGACCGGAACATTAACTAAGGGTCAGTTTAAAGTAACTGGAATTTATCCGTCGGGTAGCAAGTCTAAGGATGAATTGCTGCGGACAGCCGCTTATGCGGAGAGCCATTCAAACCATCCGATTGCCGAATCGATTCGGACGGCTTATGGAGAACAGATTTCTAAGGAAGCGATCTCCAATTATAACGAAATTTCTGGCCATGGGATCGAGGTTTCGATTGAAGGAAAGACCGTACTTGCAGGTAATGCGCGTCTGATGGAGCGTGAGGGTATAGCCTATGAGGTGCCAGAGCAGAGTGGTACAGTTGTTCACATCGCGGTGGAGCATCAGTATGGAGGTTATCTGGTGATTGCTGATGAAGTGAAGGAGGACTCGCAGCAGGCTATCCAGAGCCTCAAGAAGCTTGGCATCCGTAAAACAGTGATGTTAACTGGCGATGCTTCTTCTGTAGCTGAAGCTGTTGGGAAGCAGTTAGGTGTAGATGAGGTACATGCTGAGCTTTTGCCGCAGCATAAGGTAGAGGCCATCGAGAAGCTGGATCGTGAAAAGTCACATCGCGAGAAAATTATTTTTGTCGGTGATGGAATTAATGATACCCCAGTACTGGCTAGAGCAGATGTTGGGATCGCAATGGGCGGACTGGGCTCCGATGCTGCGATAGAAGCGGCAGATATCGTAATTATGACCGATGAACCGTCTAAGATTGCTGTAGCTATTGGCATTTCGAAGCGTACACGGATGATCGTATGGCAAAATATTATTTTCGCTTTAGGCGTTAAAGCTATATTTCTAATCCTCGGTGCATTTGGGATTGCTACGATGTGGGAAGCTGTATTCTCAGATGTTGGGGTAACCGTACTGGCTGTGCTGAACAGTATTCGAGCATTAAAAGTTAAAGATCAGGGATAA
- a CDS encoding L-lactate dehydrogenase — MKSKSRKVAIVGAGMVGSSCAYSMVNQAICDEIMMIDRTYDRAMAQALDLSHCMDFTSTRTKVYAGTHSDCAGMDVVILTAGANPKTGQTRLDVLEASAVITREIITKIMAGGFDGIFVVAANPVDIVTYMVWKISGLPRHRIIGTGTSIDSSRLKTLLSDVFSIDPRSVNGYALGEHGESQFVAWSHVTIGGKPILQIMDQHRERFQHLDLEDISRKTKDAGWEIFTKKGSTHFGIGSALAYITRSILNDEHKIIAVSAILDGEYGQSGVCTGVPAIIGNTGIQELLELNLNTEEAEKFNASCSIVRSGIESLHLEDNI; from the coding sequence TTGAAAAGTAAATCGAGAAAAGTTGCCATCGTCGGTGCCGGGATGGTCGGTTCCAGCTGCGCCTACTCCATGGTCAATCAGGCAATTTGCGACGAGATCATGATGATCGACCGCACCTATGACCGAGCTATGGCACAAGCACTTGATCTCTCTCACTGCATGGATTTCACAAGCACACGCACCAAGGTGTATGCCGGAACCCATAGCGACTGCGCAGGAATGGATGTAGTTATCTTAACCGCCGGCGCTAATCCAAAGACAGGGCAGACAAGACTTGACGTCCTGGAAGCCTCTGCAGTCATTACTAGAGAAATTATCACCAAGATTATGGCTGGGGGATTTGATGGAATATTCGTAGTCGCCGCTAATCCGGTCGATATTGTCACTTATATGGTATGGAAAATATCAGGGCTACCCCGCCACAGAATTATTGGTACAGGAACCTCCATTGATTCCTCGCGCCTAAAGACACTGTTGTCTGATGTGTTCTCCATTGATCCACGCAGCGTTAACGGCTACGCACTTGGAGAACATGGTGAATCCCAGTTTGTAGCTTGGTCACATGTGACCATTGGCGGCAAGCCTATCCTGCAAATTATGGATCAGCATCGCGAGCGGTTCCAGCATCTGGATCTGGAGGATATCTCCCGCAAGACCAAAGATGCGGGCTGGGAGATATTCACCAAAAAGGGCTCCACACATTTCGGTATTGGAAGTGCACTGGCCTACATTACTCGTTCCATTTTGAATGATGAGCACAAGATCATTGCCGTATCCGCAATTCTGGATGGAGAGTACGGACAAAGTGGTGTATGTACCGGCGTGCCTGCCATTATTGGCAACACTGGTATTCAAGAACTGCTGGAGCTTAATTTAAACACCGAAGAAGCTGAGAAATTCAACGCCTCCTGCAGCATCGTGCGCTCAGGCATTGAGAGTCTACACTTGGAAGACAACATTTAA
- a CDS encoding GlsB/YeaQ/YmgE family stress response membrane protein codes for MSFLWMLIVGGIIGWLAGLIMGRDIPGGVIGNIIAGIIGSWLGGVLLGSWGPKVSDFYFFPSLIGAVVLIFIVSLILRSTSGRSRS; via the coding sequence ATGAGTTTTTTATGGATGTTAATTGTTGGTGGGATCATTGGTTGGTTAGCAGGTCTGATTATGGGCAGAGATATTCCAGGCGGGGTAATTGGTAACATTATCGCAGGTATTATCGGTTCATGGCTCGGTGGCGTGCTTCTGGGAAGCTGGGGACCTAAAGTAAGTGATTTCTATTTCTTCCCTTCTTTGATCGGGGCCGTTGTTCTGATCTTTATCGTCAGCCTTATTCTTCGCTCAACAAGTGGACGCAGCCGTTCATAA